The following proteins come from a genomic window of Oculatellaceae cyanobacterium:
- a CDS encoding CHAT domain-containing protein, producing the protein MELLPIVSSANPEAIDTILSKDPHIFHFIGHGRMQNEGSKEVGEIAFVDPDLDDAMWVDADYFSELFNQHRPGVVMLQACQSGMLSSSQAFVGVASKVVQQNVPVVVAMQYEVTNSTASRFALRFYQQLAAEDPVDIAAQYGRRAIALSPTQYRKRDFATPVIFMRVRDGYLFKRQGTQSDAESLRVAGREEKISQTVQQHGKYNMNIGQGTGIQIGDTYNKK; encoded by the coding sequence GTGGAATTGTTGCCAATAGTCAGTTCTGCTAACCCTGAAGCGATTGATACTATTCTGTCCAAAGATCCTCATATTTTTCACTTCATTGGTCACGGACGGATGCAAAATGAGGGCAGTAAAGAAGTCGGTGAAATAGCTTTTGTCGATCCTGACCTTGATGACGCAATGTGGGTGGATGCAGATTACTTCAGCGAATTATTTAATCAACACCGCCCAGGCGTAGTCATGTTACAAGCTTGTCAAAGCGGAATGCTGTCTTCATCCCAGGCATTTGTGGGAGTTGCATCCAAGGTTGTGCAACAGAATGTGCCTGTGGTTGTGGCGATGCAATATGAAGTGACGAACAGCACTGCTAGCCGCTTTGCTCTGCGCTTTTATCAACAGTTGGCGGCAGAAGATCCAGTGGACATTGCGGCTCAATATGGAAGACGTGCGATCGCGCTGAGTCCAACCCAATATCGCAAACGGGACTTTGCCACCCCTGTCATCTTCATGCGCGTGCGGGATGGGTATTTATTCAAGCGGCAAGGTACTCAATCAGATGCTGAATCACTTAGGGTAGCTGGTAGAGAAGAAAAGATTAGTCAGACTGTGCAGCAGCATGGAAAATACAATATGAATATTGGTCAAGGTACAGGCATCCAGATTGGAGATACATACAACAAAAAGTAA